In Oncorhynchus gorbuscha isolate QuinsamMale2020 ecotype Even-year linkage group LG03, OgorEven_v1.0, whole genome shotgun sequence, the DNA window CTGActttatcctctggcctgtgaATAAACTTTATAACATCAAAGGATGTTCAAAGttattatattttttataatttatCTCTCTGTTGTTATGTTATTTTTCTATTTCCATTCCTTAACAGAATACCATTAAATGTTATTTATTCCATGGTGCATAACATTGTTATACATTATCATGACTGTAGTTATTTTAAGCCACCTGAAGAGTTACGGCAGTATTCAACATACTAAATAAATCAATTGAAGCATTTTTATCAGCCCCCAACCCATcctattcttattcttattcttatattatactattattatattatttgaaAGCCCCTCACCTGTAAAAACTGTCCCATCATGTGCCAACAGGGCTGCCCCCACCCGGAACTTACTGTAGGGGCAGTAGGCAAACTCTTTAGCCCCCTGGGACTGGTGAATAAGAGGTTTAATCCAATCCTCATTTTCCTCTTCACTCGAGTGATTCCTGGCTTCTGTGTCTGCTCCGTCTACCCTTAACTCACCGATCCTGAAGTCTGTCATACCAACCCTTTCTTTGTAAGTGTCTGttgagagagaaacggagagataAAAGGTGAAAATAGAGAGTGGATTGGTTGAAAGCTGTACCCAACAAACAGGTTTTTAAGAGCCCCACAGCTCACACATGGTCTGGGTGGGAGGGGCACTGGCCCACTCTTTAGGGGAAGCCTAGCGTGTGTAATGACTTTTAAAGAGATCATTACCATATAGGGTTGGGGGGCAATTCCTACTTCCTGAATGTACTgatttgaaatggaattgaccccaaacttTATCATTACTTTACTCTGGCTAATGACTTTCCTTCTAAACAGGGGTTACTTAAATTATAATGGCTCATTCGTATGCTTATGACAAGTCTTACAATCCATTATGCAAAATCatgcatcataatgcattatTGATTATACCTGCAGTCTTGTACCAAATCTTTATAACTAGTCAATTATGATTGATACATGTATGTGCAGTGAGGGTAAAAATGTAACAAACGGAGTAAAAACTCAAACGGACAACTAGAAAAAGCTCataccaagtttattcacccactaGGTCATACAGCTGCAAAGACAAGGCATGATTACAcaagcacatatatatatatttttaaactttatttaacttaaTTCTACctggggtggtaggtagcctagtggttagagcgttgggccagtaaccgaaaggttgctggattgagtccccgagctgacaaggtaaaaatctgttgttctgcccactgttcctcggtaggccatcattgtaaataattgtAATAAGaattaattgtaaataagaatttgttcttaactgacttgcctagttaaataaaggtgaaatacatttgaaaagtACTACAGTAGGAAAGACATTGTGGTGGGCCACTCTGGCACCCCTCCCAGAGGTTTCTTCTCACTTCATCTGTTGATTTGACCTCGAGACGCATTCCTCACTCCTCCGCAGTTCCGCAGCTGTCCTGCCTTATCAGAGACTAACTATTTCCTTTCACCTCTTTCCTCAGAAACATGGAACAGAATATGAATATGTCTTTCCATATTCCTACTTCCCATCCACTTTTCATTGACAACAAAATATACATACCGTATACACGTAAAGTAATTAAAATGGTGGTTTATTGCTATTCCACAACGAATGACATACTGTAGGATCTCTGTGCTACTTCCCCTAATATTGCCTCTATGTTGGCCCTCTATTCACAGCTAATGTGATGCCTCAGCCACTGCTCTTGTTCATATGGTTTAAAACTGTGACAAGAGGAGTAGAATAATGTAGTATTTTATTTGACCTCATGGTGATTTATATCCTTCTATTCAATTCATTGTGGAACTGTTCTCTTCCCTGGGTGCACTACCCTTCCTGGACATTGGTCTTGATTCAGTTGTTGGGGTTGTCACTGTTGATGATCCAGTCGATCCATCTGACATACATTCTGACTTGAGTGTAGACTCCTGGGAAGTAAGGGTTGGCACAGCTGATTCCCCATGAGACGATGCCTTCCAAGTTTCCATTGCAGATAAGGGGTCCGCCCGAGTCGCCCTGTAGTACAATAACACAAAATACACAATGATGAACAAAAGCTCTGGTCCTTTTGTTAAGGATATAAAGTGTGAATACACCCCTTGTATCTGGCAAATTTCATGTTAGTTACCACACATTTTACAGAATACTGTTTTGTGTCTGTTTTTCTATTCTACAACTAAATTGTGAAATtgtgatattttattttattttgtcacTTTCTTCTGCCATTGAAATGCTATTGTTGTGGTATTTAAGAATGTCCTGTGATCTGGGGATCAGCATCTGATGTCCCTTATCTGAACACCATACTATACATTTCCATAATCCAAACTAAATCTATCCCATTGGCTCTGGCCCCGCTTTAAAGGCCCACACCCTCTATTATTCATAGCAGTCTATACCTAGGCTCTTGTGACAGATGTGTTCTGcttttcatgttttgtgtttgcctgtcatgtattgtgtaattgatgtgtattgaTCATTTCATGTTgggctatctagaacctaaaatggttcttagcctgtccccataggagaaccctttgtaaaaacctttttggttccagttagaactcttttgcttccaggtagaacctttttgcgttccatgcagaaccctttccacagagagttcctaatgaaacccaaaagggttctacctggaaccaaaaaggattctcatatggggacagacacataacccttttggaaccctctTTTTAAAAAGTGTGGTCTCAGCATtgttccctggttaaataaaggttaagaaaATAATATTTGATTCTGGGAGCCAAGATTAGGCTAGTCTCTACCTGACAGGAGTCCTTGCCACCAAAGCGAGACCCAGCACACATCATGTTGTCTGTGATCCTCAAGTAGTAGTATTGGTGGCAGTAAGGAATGGTCTGCACATCCACAGCACGCAGCACAGGGGACAGGAAGTAGCTGTAGATACGCGTGACGCCCCAGCCGCTCACCGTACAGGTGGTGTACCCTGGGAGAGCAGGGGTGTCGTCTTCTGGCAGTGGGGCAGGCTGAACGTAGACATTGAGCTTGGCTGGCTCACTGAGCTggaacacacacaaccacaaaaaAGGCACAACATCAGATGCTGCTGACCAATCAGGAGGCACACAATCAGATGCTGACCAATCAGAGAGAAGGGATCAAAGGGGGCCGGGTCAATGTTATGGTACAACGTCTAAGCTGCAGCAGTATCTGAAGTTATGCAGTGATTAGGCTAACTGAAATATTGAAACACATTAACAACATAGAGAGGTTCCAATATCTACACTAGCATACCACTTTCCCAAGCTTCATTGTAAGTGGTATGCCTGTATGGGTATTGAAACACTGCACGTCTCTACCTCATGGTGATGGAATGGAAAGTCTCTTACCTTGATGAGCATGATGTCATTGTTGAAAGTCTTGTAGTTGTAGCTATAGTGGACCAAGATCTTGGATATGTTGAACACTTGCTCGAAGCCTTCTTCCTCGACCAGACTGTGCTCACTCAAAACCACCTGGATCAGCTGGGCCCTGAGGAGGAACAGACATGATCCAATCTAGTAAGAACTATGTCCAGGGGAATTGGAGAGGATGCAAATAGAATTGTTACAACATGATACACTACTACTCCCCACCCCCAAAACATTTACTCATTCAAGTGCATTTTTTGATGTAATTGACTGTTGGCTTCAAACATCTGTTCATTGTTTTATGCAATAGGATAGAGTTGACCACGTTCTATTCCCTTCAACTGTGACACTACTATCCCATAATTATAGTCAGTACTCACGGTCTCCAGCAGTGGGCAGCAGACACCACCCACTGGGGCCGAATGAGGGTGGCTCCACAGTAGTGGTTCCTGTTGTACTGTATAGATGCCTGGTACTTGATAGAATACCGTTCGACTTCTTGTCCTCCGATGATTCTCTGTGTAAATGTCTCTGTGGATTAGATTGAGAGGACAGTTTGTTATTCATCTGAATTAGTAATCTGAATTCCTACATGTGCATTGTGCATACAAAATTATTCAGGTGGTTAGTAAATTATACTTTAAAATATAATTATTTTGACATAAATAATGTAGTTGTCATCTTTATGTGAATATAATTATTACTTTACTTCACTTCACCTGTAACAAAAATGTTTGATTCAACATAAGATAAATGCATAATCTAAACAACTGTGTGTAAAAACAACTACAAGGAAAATTGTGTTTAATATACATTTTCATGATATTTCCTTTCAATTTAAGAATTTTAATTTCTTCCAACAACTTGCCATGTGGCTCTGATTTCAGAGGATTGTgggtattttttgtatttttttaactttACGGTACTTTTACACAATGTTGTATGCATGTTTGAAGAATGGgatggcagcgtagcctagtggttagagtgttggactagtaaccgagaggttgcaagttcaaatccccgagctgacaaggtacaaatttgtctttctgcccctgaacaggcagttaacccactgttcctaggccgtcattgaaaataagaatttgttcttaactgacttgcctagttaaataaatgtaaaataaaaaaatgaaaagctcaTTTCTATATTAGTATCAAACTGTTTGTTATGCTATGAGGTGTAATGGATCATGATGAATGGATATCAAAACTGTCTGGCAAATTGACATTAAATTCTCATCATGTGAGTCGCTCTTGACAGAGGCAAATACATCAAGCTAGTTAGTGCTAGTGGAACAAATTCCTGCTTCAGTGGATGAAAATGTTGAGCGATGAAGTTCATAAAGCCATGTTCTAAGACACGATCAATGAAAGTAACATAATCAGAAAGATTAAGTAGATCTTGACAATGTTCTGGATTTGCTCAAATTACTTTGGATCGTAACCATTGTTTTTTGCTGGACTTTATATATTAGTGTTTGTGAAACCCTAAAAGTGAAATATATTATACGTAAAAATACACCATGTTGGAAATTCTCAAAAAGCTGATGCAAAAAGTTGCCCATTTTTAAAAGTGGAACTAGCACAATATTTTTTACAGTGTTCATTAAAAATCGTTATGGATACACTAATTGAACAGATGGCTGAAAAAGGAATGTTTGAGGCCTGATGCTCTTCAGGGCTCTTTGGCCAATATTAGAAAAACAATGTTAATTCTGAAACAGTTGTAAACTGTGCTCATTATTTACAAACAAATACTAACCAGCTGGATATTGGCAGCGTACTGTAAATTGTCATACTGTTATAAAGCATCAACAACGTACTTTTGGCTGTCGACAGAGTCACACGGTATGTGTTTCTAGTGTGCTAGAGGTTTCACGTGGCTTAACTTCACATGCTATGACATATTGTAACAATGTTTGTCCAATCATGTAACCTGAACTGTAGGGACTTCAAATGTCACAGGATCCTGGACCTGACACCCGTGATGAGGAGGGTATGCTGTAACATTAAATGGGTATTCAGGGCCAGACTTAGGCTAATCATAGCTCCTTTAGCAAACAGgcacacaaacaggcacacaAACAAGTGTACAGGCTGCATACAGAAGCATCTACCTTTCAGAGTACTCTATTTACTGTTTTTACTCTGCCCCAAACCATACTGGGATTTTATTCATCCTCCTAGAATTCAAGGCATATTTGTACTGTTTACACACATAATATGGCCTATTAcaagtattttttaaatatccaAGTATGATCTAGTAGTAACCTACCTCTGACTGAGAGAGCCAGTAGGAGCAGCACTGCAGACCATGTCAACTGTTCCATGTTTACTTCACTTGAAacatggaaacacattgaatttGATTAGAGAACTCCCCAATAATAACATATCAGTGTTTCTATCCTGCATAGATGTCCTAGGGATTGTTTTATCTCAAGACAAAATCCCATACAGCTTCTAAGAGATCAAAGTATGTTTCTGGTATCCTCAATTATGTGATTTTTACATGAGATACATCCCATCCCGTGTTAGGACCACTGAGATGATCGAAGACGACATCCTGTATCTCTTCAAACTTGTTATTTTCACTTAGAAAGTATTCAGTGTAGTTTAAACAAAATTTCACATTGTAAAATTCAATAACTTGACAGATAGAATTAATGTAATAAGGTCATTGATTTTAACACACCAATCACATATCTTTGAGTAGATGTAGCTTTTGACCTCATGTAAGTAACCATGGACTTAAAAAAGATAACATAAATGTTTTACATAAAATATGCACACAAAAAACCTTTAAAGTATCTAGGCGTTTTGCTACTCACCAACAGCCACAATCCTTCAGTGCACAGCCTTCTGGTATCTCCAACTGGTGGTTCCAGGGTTCTCCTCTCGCCTTTTATTATGCTACCATGCCCTTTTATTTTGCTTTGTTATGTCCCATCATGCATATGAAATGGGGTATCCCACAACACAAGACAGAGACTGACCTAGTCCATGACAAAACATTGTGTTCTCCATTATCTCCATTTCTAAGCCTTTTCTTGATTGCACCTTGGGGCTCATTGTTGAGTGGAGGTAGCTGGGAATTGAACACCTTTCTCCAGTCAAGCCCAAGACGTGAACATAATAAGAGTTCATTGGTTTATTGTGCTGATTGGATTGAATGGGGGTGGTGTTAGATAAGAATTCATGTATTGTGGCATTAAAAAACAGTATTATTATAGCGAATATAAAAAGTTACATTTGTCCCCTTGGCATGATGTAAATGACTTGAACAATAGGCCTATCCACATATGAAGAACATTTATGGTTCTTTGTGTGAGGTCATGCATCCTCAAAAAAACAAAGGCGCTACACTGATAGTACATACATGAAAATAACAGTAACACCCACACGCTGTATGCTCCTAATTACCACATTTAAAGACAACATTACGATCTGTGTATTGCACCATATCAGGTTGTCAACTTCTGCTTGAAaaagtgtattgatgtgtattttctgtcatttctgtaattcagggctcatctgtaaaagagaccttgatCTCAGTATGAATCTctttttaaataaaggtgaaataaatcattgCTGCATTTTATCCAAATAGGTATTTCCAGAAACAGATCCTAATGGGGAACCATGATAATGACAAGTGTACGTTTTTCAGTTTCAAATATGAATGAAATAATAGTAGTTACATTATAATCATGTTTGTTCCAATTCCTATACTCTAGAGATACAGTATCATGCATCATTACATTGGGGAGTTATAGTGTGTAGATACTGTGTAGTGTATAGTTACAGTGTCATTGGGATCAACTTTTATGTTGTTGTCTGATCCCATCTCAGATTCTATACTTCACACCTAAAAAGGGCAATTCCCAACGGACAGAAACCGTTTTGAAGATAAATTCTAAACCAACTCTTTCATTACTCGCGAATACACTGAGAAGTTGTACTATGAATATAATTGTTACAAACCAGGCCTGAGCCTATTGAGATACATTGATCATACAAAATCTAACAATTCCCTATAGAGCTCATCAATACATAAGCCACAGTATGTTATTAAAGCCACTCGCTACCTGCTATCAGTCACTGTTCTGCTTCAGGGTTATGACCTTGAGGACTGTGTTTGACTGATTGTTGAAGTAGCCCACGGACAGACAGTCGCTCATGACTCTGCTTTATATATGGGCCTTTGTGGCACCCTGTTCCAATTATGCTCGTATGGTAAATTGGGTATATTTAGGTCATGTatatcactgaggccaagcttcctgccatccaggacctatatactaggcggtgtcagaggaaggccccaaaaatggtAACagattccagtcacccaagtcatgcactgttctctctgataccgcacggcaagtggtactggagcaccaagtctaggtccaaaagaaagtaagcatttcacaataaGCTTGTATTCGGCGCAACTGACAAATAAAATGAGATTTGATGTTTATCTCTTCCTGTCTATGAATGGAAACGCAGTGTCACTGTACTGTGTCTCACACAGTATCTCATACTGTTGGCAATTCAACTGCATTGATCATTTTAAAGAAAGCATTATACAATGAATTATGCTCAACGCTGTTCTTCTCTGATTGCTATCATGTTAGTGATATATCATACAGACGTAGGATCTTAATtccagatgtaggatcttaattccATTTTTAAAAGACATGTAACACttttagtgtatttgaggttttaaaAATCTTCTAAAATTTGTCATTTCCATTtttaaatttcagacttgattttacTAATAatttatcaacccctacaaaaatgtcagtTAATTATAACCACATAATTACTCACATTTCCtgatgctgcaggattattttcctgctgtagcaaactgtctcaaattaagatcctacatctgtatagatATGTTGCGTGAAATTATATACAGTCATTGTGCCAATTTAGATAAAATACAGATAAGATACATTCTTAGGTACAAAACATCTCGGGATTATACAGGTATGTATGGAGGAAATTAGAGATGATTTACGTTTACCCTATTTTGGagtttagtgagcatttctatcTAATACACACTGTCATTTAATCTGCAACTTAAATAATCGACACCTGGGTTTAGCTGTATGGCAAATCAATCTATCCATATCAAGTTTTACAAAACAGTAAAGTCATATCGACAGAAACAGAATTGAGGACAATTCCACAAATACTCCAGTTCTAATTCATTTTTTTCTCATAGCTTTACAAGCAGGAACATTTAAGTTTCAGTTCTACTTCTTGAATTTACTGAATTACAATGGCATTGACCCCAATTATCCCTGACCCCAGATCGATGAAGATAGAGTAATGGCCGAATGGCCATGTAGCGTGAAGATAGTATTGGAGCGCATCATGTGAAAAAAAAAGCTTTGGTCAACACCCAGGGGATGAGCAGCAGAGGGAGAGACGAAGGGAGGGAGGTTGCTTGCGGTGTCAATAAGTGTCTGACCCAGAGAGGGCCATTAGCTGGCAGAGGTCAAGAGGTCCACCAGGGGAAGGTGGCActagtgagaaagagggagaggggagagagttagaaagagagagagagagaaggagagcgagagggtggCGTACGGTGGCACTGATGAGCCCTGTCAGAACCCTGGATGCTCCATTTTTAATGATGCCCTAACCAGGTCTGTTTGGAAGATGTACTGGGCCAAGCCTGAGGCAGTACAGTGCTGCTGCTGATCAGTCAAACACTCAATGATCACTCCTGGTTATAGAGATCAATAAGGAAATGCACAATAATGATAAAGAGCtgaggggccaagcttcctgacatccaggacctatatactagacagtgtcacccaagtcatagatggttctctctgctacctcacggcaagtggtaccggagcaccaagtctaggaccaaaccCCCCCCCCTTGTTTTTACACTGATGCTACCCGCTGTTTCCTATCTATGCATAGTACCTtcacaaatgacctcaactaacctatatagcctcgttattgttatgtagttttcttgtgttactttttgactactttgtaaaaaaaaagaaaatgtaaagttcactttagtttatttagtacatatttattgaactgtattgttggttaagggcttgtaagtaagcatttcacggtaaggtctacacttgttgacaaatgtgacaaatacaatttgatttgatttgtaccttACTCTTTATTCTCTTTTtcattaaaggtagactcagctaaATGACATTGCCACGAGCAGCGCCGAAGATAATGAGGTGAGCAAGATGCAAGACTTcgctctcagtcacacacagtatctggGCATGTGCACGGGTTGGCTTCATGCTGTTTACAGTGTGGAAGCCAGGGCAGCAAAACAGCTGAGAAGTTGTGCCTGTGCTTCAACACTCTTAGTTGTTGTGGAAATTCTGTTTATTTTCTACATCTACGTCATATCACTGAGTTTA includes these proteins:
- the LOC124022852 gene encoding trypsin I-P1-like → MEQLTWSAVLLLLALSVRETFTQRIIGGQEVERYSIKYQASIQYNRNHYCGATLIRPQWVVSAAHCWRPAQLIQVVLSEHSLVEEEGFEQVFNISKILVHYSYNYKTFNNDIMLIKLSEPAKLNVYVQPAPLPEDDTPALPGYTTCTVSGWGVTRIYSYFLSPVLRAVDVQTIPYCHQYYYLRITDNMMCAGSRFGGKDSCQGDSGGPLICNGNLEGIVSWGISCANPYFPGVYTQVRMYVRWIDWIINSDNPNN